In Styela clava chromosome 6, kaStyClav1.hap1.2, whole genome shotgun sequence, the genomic window ATAAATGGATGACAATTCGAAATTACAATTTAGTAATCTTGCAGCAATCTTATTTCCTTGAAAAGAGGATTTTTCGCCGAAAAATGACTGTGCGTATGAAGTATGGACAGACAACTTGTGGATTTGATAGCTACCGCAAATCTTCATGAACCACTCTAATGATTATACGTTCTGAGATGCTATTTACTAATCTaagtaattcttttttatttcagaatcttCTCTATGCTAACGGAGGAACATCATTTCAGtgtgataaatttgaaaacggGTTACAAAGACGAACTAAAGATCAGAAGCAAAAAATGATGCCCATACCAATTCTAATCGTTGGAACAAAATGTGATGTTGAAAACCCACAAATACAGCCATATGAAATTCACGAATGGCTGCGACAAAGGCCTGCTAATGCTGCCTCTTTGGTGGAACACATTGTTGCTTCCGCAAAGACCGATCACAACGTCCAAGCTCTGTTTGACAAGCTATTTTCTATGTCTTGTCTCCCAAAAGAACTGAGTCCGAATATGCATAGAAAAGTGACGGAGAATGTATATTCTATAAACAGCTCTTTGGCTGATTCTACATCCCACAAAATAGACGGCCGACCGAAAAGCGCCGAGATGCGTGAATATCAGAGACGGCCACGCCACTCTTTAACAAAAAAGACGTCACATCTACGAACAAATCCAGGTTGCCATTCTTCTGGAAGTTCTTGTTGTAATTCGTCTTCGGACAGTGATGACGGCCCCTCTACGAACGCAATCGCAACCATATGCAGCAATCAACGACGTCCGAGCGTTGACACAGAGGTTCTTCTTGCATTTTCAAAGGTACGAACTTATTCACCTGAAATGAAACGAAAAACCGTCGGCGTTTCGACAAAAGATAAACTAAAAAAGCATAtgattaaattcaaattttcctagctcatttgaaaaatattgccATATTTCTTTCAGCCATGTATAGTATAAAAGCGATTGATATTCTCATTATTAGTAACAAATATGAAATTGACTTCAGTGGTGCGGTCCATAAAAGGATCTCTGTTTGCTGAAAAACACTATGTAAAAATGCTTATTTGCTAACTCAGAATGTTTTTGAAACGACAGTAAAATTGATAGTTTAAATTTAAGACATGATGCATTGTTTGAAGCATTTTGGAGCATATGGTGTTTATTCTATTACTGTAGGTGATATTGAGCATTTAAGAAACAGCATTTCTTTATTCTACAATGTTTTCCTTGCCGAATGTTCAATGAAATAAACCCTTTGGACTTTTAGGTTTATGATCCAATTTTTTGAATCGTAAAACTTATTATAATTACGATGTAACTGTTGAGTGGTTTTGGAACTCCAATTTTTATGTTGTATCGCTTGAAATATAATCAGTTATCTCGCattcatttaatataaaattgatattaGAATTAATATCATTATGTTGCAAATAAATAGTACCTTATTGAAACACACACACATTGTATTGTTTTGATCTCTAGATTTTGAAAGTAATCTCTGTCTAAACTAAATGGTAATTGCATAATATTCGGTTTTCCATTGCGGGTTTGCTATAAAATAGGACATATAAATAGAATGACACTAATGTGGTTGGAAATGTCCGATCTTCATGGTTCGATTTTGAAAAACAACTTTATTCCAGTTAGGGAACTTCGAAATATCATATAGGCTACATGTGTTGAAATGAGATTGGATCGTATAAAATATGTACACTCTCGTTAGAGGCAGGATGAGTTTTCCTTTTAGATCATGGAAAGCCATTACTGGGATTACTGGAAAGCTTTCTGGTATCTCTCAGACAATTGTTTCTCAAgaatcttcaaaattttgacacATCGCTTTGCTCAACGATAGGCTAGTTTTGGAGGGAAaagataaattcaaataaattaattttggcaTGTTGAAGTCAGGCAACATCATTAGCGATAACTTTGGAGCAGTTCTTCTCGTGAACGTCTAAATTCCGATTAAGAGTCGAAAAAAGTCCGCAGAAATTGTCTATATCAGTTGTTCAACCGGGGACCCCTCAAGGGTGTCACGAAGCAGTTCAAGGGGGGCCACGGCACAAGgctaataatttattataaagcaACTTCGGTTGCGtactattcatttaaaaaaaaaagttcccGTTCACCTCAGTTTTATTACCTCAGTCACAACGCgtattcactttcttgtgtGTGGGAATTGTTTAATCATAATGGATTTTGAATCTACTAATCAGAATAGTTTGTCAGTAGGCCGTCTATCCTGCAGACGGGCAGTATCGCTAGAATGCGAGATAATCGTCGATATCATAATATAACTGCAGAAGCCTATATGTGAATTCCCAATccccaaaatacaaaaatggaacGACAGTTACGTTGGCTTTGGCTTTATTTATGAACCTAGTTAGACTGTCCCAATCGCAAGATTTCCATTGATTGTTTACTAAAAAGCTTTTTAAAACCACCCCAGATAAATTCTCATGCCGGATTTAGGCTATGCTTAGTCGGATGTTGTAGGACTATAGAATTGAAACCTTGCCGATGCATCTTACCTAATTCATAAATAGGTAAAGATAAAGAGATAATCggcaaaaatacaaatcaataaCATAAATAAGCAGGTGCTGAGAAATGATGATCAAGTGTCGATTACCATTTCTAAAACCAATTTACTGACTGCACTTGAAAGAATTTGTTGTAGGACGATATGACGAAACGTAAAAACTACCTCGTTTCCGAGAAATCCTTATTAAATCCTTATCCTTAATAGAAGCATTTTCGTGGAATTGATGAAAATACCTCACTTGAGGGTGAACCCACAGGCAAACACTGGAGTGCCTGTGGCTGGGGAGGAAAGGTCACAACATGAATCGTAGAAGAATACGTTTATGTTGTCTTTTCTATTCCGTTGAAACGtcttgaacataaaaaatatcagCAAAATGTAGGGTGATGCATCATggatagggctgggaatttcgggggaAACACTTTAACCATTAACCGAGTAAAATTAACCGCGGTTACCCACAGCGTAGTGTTTGACGTCGTAAGTTACAATTTAGGCGTGTTACGTCATAATAGTTCAAAGCGATTTCATGTGATCTCGTCCTGGTATTGCTTGATAATTGCTATGGACCGACTGCGAGTTCCGTACAATATAATATCAGAACCTATCTATCAAGCAAACCCAATGACAGCCTTTGAGTGTGTACGACTCGACGGCCTTGTTGCGGAATTTATACGGATATATATGAGACCATTCTCGGTGGTGGATGGCGAAGGCTTCTACCatatttccccgaaaataagacctaccctgaaaataagacctagcctgaattttgaacaaaattttaatataagcccttccTTGAAAAAAAAACCAGTCAATATCGCGATTTTTTTTtgcctagtcgatagcaagaaaccTTCCTActcgttttaaatgattgataatttaaatattttgcagttgtttttattaaaaaaacatgttaattacaagtaaatggatatcggttttcatattttgtatattggaaaatctcgtaattctctattTTGTAATTTCGTTTTTGAGAAgggaaaatataagacatcccccgaaaataagcacTAGTTTTAactttcggaagaaaattgaaataagtcttattttcggagaaACACGGTAAAAGCTGATAAAGGGTCTGGATGCTTCATACAAAGTGAAGGGCAGAAAAACATTCACCGCTAACGCGAAAGATATTTACACCCGAGCTGGAGAAAAAGTTAAGGTGACGCTGTCTAGCACCCAACATCTTACAATAACGACCGACATGTGGAAATCGCTGGGAATCAACTCGTACATAACGCTTACCGTCCACTGGATAACAAGCGAGTGGAAGATGCTATCCGCCGTCATTGCAACCCAGCAAATGACAGAGGCCCATACTGCTGAAAACTTTTCAGTGTGATTAAGAGAAATTGCCTCCGAATTCGCAATCGAAGACGAAAAGGTAGTAGGCGTGGTGACCAGTGTTCCCCCTAAGAAAATATTACACTGCGCAATTGTTTATTTAGTGCTATTTATTGAGCATGAATGTTTTAGGGCTGAGCAGAGTCCTAAGTGATTTACAAACTTTGTATAATATTACAACAACAATATGTTATCAGAATGCAAAGTACGTACACATTTAACTCAAGAAGCTTTTTCTTGTTTTCgtgattttttaatgtttatacACTTTGTCTATGTTCATTGTTGCTCCCGCTGATATTGTAAACTCGGCTTATAATACCTctttctagaatctagatgatTCAGGAGAATCAAGCCACTGACATTCCAATCTTCATATAACAATCTGGCGCTGATAAAAGGATTGTTTCGAAGAAATAGAGATATGGCAATACTCAGCTCTATCAGGATCGTCAAGGACGCGTGATGATAATTTTCAAGCAAAGTTCTGCCACAAAATATTCTTTGCTGTGAATTCTATCAGTTATTGAACTTCAAATACCCCcaaatttcatattcatttgTGTACGTTTACTTAAGATTTAAGGTACAAGTGGGataagtgggacacgtggtacaggTGGggcacgtggtacaagtgggacacgtggtacaagttgGACACATAATACAAGTTGGACACGTGGGACAAATGGGAAAAGTGGGAcgcgtggtacaagtgggagaCACCCGTTAGAGGTGCgcgagaatgagattttactACGCAAATGGTCTGGTAGTACTGCGCAATGGCGCACCTTAGAGGGGACCTTTGCGGTGACGGAGAGAACATCTGTAACGCGCTGGTTCTCCTGCATGATTGGCCTGCAATAAATTGCTTTGCTCGTACTGTACTCTGTAGCGATGCCTTAAATCTGGCATGGACGTTCTTGCCTTTTCTGATGTTTGTCGCTGCACGTCGGCGATTGTCGTACTCCAAACAGTCTACAAAGCAACATCGGCTCTACGAGAAAAGCAGCGACAAACCTCTTTTAGTTCTATTCAGTTAATAATGGAAGTGAGCACACGATGGACGGTACACTGGTCTGGACATGTTTGAGCGTCTTTAAAACTGCAGTGGAGTATACAAGCTGTGTTAAATGAGGCGGCAAAGTTCAACTTGACTAATGAGAATTGGGAACTATGTCACAATCTTGTCGAGGTTTCGAAACCATTCAAGAAGGTTACGACGATGATGTCGTCCAATACTTATTACTTACCCATCGCTTCCATGGATTTATCCTGCTTTATTCGTATTAATAAGACATCTGGAAACCGGAAGTTGCGACATTACGCTAATCATTTCCTTCAAAAGCACAGGGAAAAGACAGATCGATCGACGTTTTGTACCGGTGATTGGCAATAGTCGACCGTGATTCGAGCAGCGGTTCTGGAAGCGGATTCTGCGCGCAATGAAGCATATGCAGCAATGaaatgtgaaaataaatattacctCATTGAAAGCACACAcattgtatttatttcaaagcatGTTCGACAGAAACATAGTCACTCTAATGAATTCATCTCTAGATTTTGAGAATAATCTCTAAATCGCAATTGCATAATTTTTGGTTTTCTTTTGCTTTTGTTGCGCGTTTGCTATAAAATaggatatataaataaaatcacgGTAATGTGGTTGGAAATGTACCGATATTCGTGGTTCGATTTTGAGAGACaactttatttcaaaatgtaggCACATCGCTTTACTTTAACAATAGGCTAGTTTTAGTGGAAAAAGATAAATTCCAGACTATGGTTTCATTGTGAATAACGGAAATGAGTTTAGGGATGTTCAAGTCAGGCATCGTTAGCGATAACTTTGGACGAGTCCCTATCATTAACGTCTAAATCCCAATTAGGAGTTGAATGATACCCGCAGAAATTTGCTATGAGAAGATCTAGTAGGGTGAATTTCGACGGGTTAATTTGCCCATACTAGAGAGCCTGAAGTAAAGACGTTGTAATGATACTGAAACCATCCAGCTACTGGACTTAAGACATTGCTAAGTCGGATGTTGTAGGACTATAGTATTGGAGCCTTGCCGATGTATCTTACCTAATTCATAAATAGATCAAGATAAAGTGATAATCGGCAGAAATACAAATAGATAACATAAATATACAGGCGCTGATTAAGTGTCGATTACCATtcccaaaaccaattttatGACTGCACTTGAAAGAATATGTTGTAGGACGATATGACGAAAGCTAAAAACTCCCTCGCTGCCGAGGAATCATTATTCAACCCACAATAGAAGCGTTTTCGTGGAATTGATGAAAATAACTCACTTAAGGGTGAACTCACAGgcaatatcaacaaaatgtAAGATGATGCATCATAGATAGGGCTGAGAACTTCGGGGAAATCGAGTAAAATTAACCGCGGTTAACCACAGCGGAGCGTTGACGTAGTAAGTTACAATTTAGgcgtgttacgtcacaatggttcaAATAGATTTCACGTGATCTTGTCCCAGTATTGCTTGATGATTGTTCATAAACCGACCGCCAGTTCCGTACAAATTGGCCTAGTATATTGTGATATCAGAACCTATCAAGCAAGCATCCAAGTGTATACgacaggggcgtagccagacaTTTTCTAGCCAGACTCTGGAATTTCTATTTGCCACGTTAGATCGAAATAACTAACGAGACCGGCCGGACGCTGGAAAACGTGTATTTACAAGAGTCTTGacggtctaaaaagcgtttcaagctacgaaaaattgctatgtatgatacagaaacatgcttttacattttttacatttcagaaGGAAGGGGTCgcccacccccccccccccccaaaaaaaaaaaaaaaaactacgcCACTGGTATACGACTCGACGGCCTTGTTGCGAAACTTATATGGATAGATATGAGACCATTGGTGGTGGATGGCGAAGGCTTCCAAAAGCTGATAAAGGTTCTGAATGATTCATACAAAATGAAGTACAGGAAAGCGTACTCCGCTAATACGTAAGATATTTCCATCCGAGCTAGGGAAAAGTTACGGTGACGCTGTCTAGCACACAACGTCTAGCTATAACGACCGACATGTGAACATTGTTGAAAACGTGGGACACttggacaagtgggacacgtggtacaagtgggacacgacattttggagagaCCCAAGACAAGCAACACTGAGCGAGATAAAATTTATCATAAAGAAAATGGATTAGAGCAACGGCCTTGTTTCAGGTTAATAACATGCACTGTTAACAATGCGgtggaaatattgaaaaaatacagtaactatccttatgtactcgCTACATGTGTACCTGCTGCTAGTGTACCATCAGAATGTTGTAAATTCAAAGCGTTCATCACTACTTTCTGAAAATGTCGAAATGCTGATATTCCTGCGACAGAATGCGCACTTGTGGAATGACAATGATAGACGCTCTTGCTAAAAATCATGAACAATGTATTCTGACCGGAAATTGATTCTAAACTTGTCactttcataatcagcaatactGGTACCTATATTTCCCTGGTGCTTACCAATTGATTTAGTGATTTGAATTTAACGAACGCCccggagataaatttgcgacgagCTAATCATTCATATAGATATTGTACAGTATAGAGGTGATTattacctgagatgtcagttaacggttaaaataaatcgtaaccgttaaccagcCCTAAAGAGGCCTTTTCGATTGAAGTCTACCGCAGACAATTTTCGAAACCTAGTATAAAAGCTGATAATATATGTATGGGTGTCGGTCGAGTCagcaatggaaataaatttacatatatatagtaTGTTTGAATACTTGCTAAACACTGGAGTGAACTAAGTGAATGCGGCGAATATATAACAGTAtatctatataatatattcaacaAAAACGTATTCGTTACTGTATTTGACGTTATGCTTACGCGAAAGCAATATTGATCAGGTTGGCTACGgcaatattttttctttcaaagCTATAGCAACATTAGTTTATATGTGTATTTATAAAACAGCTTACTCactttttgattaaaatttagatttaccTTTTTCCTTCTCTCTCACTCTGGCTGATAATATTGATTTGCCGGTAAATAAAATTCAGCTTTAGGAGTGTTGAACGCATAATTAAttcgaattttaaatattttttgaaatgtagtatatttagctttttatttatagaaatgTTTACGATAGTCTCTCTACCGAGATACTACGTCAAAATTACGTCACACGGCCTATCACTCAATTATCGGATTTATAGAGACAATTAAATAACTGCGAAACaactaaaacaaatttttatttataacttaTTTATTTCTAACACTTGATATTGTAACAACCTTATTCATCTATTTTTAATGTGTCATCAACTTTCAAAGCGTATCTATAAATGTGATCGTGCATATATACTCGGTGATTGAAAACTTgagtgattgtttttaaaattgaaatatata contains:
- the LOC120331663 gene encoding uncharacterized protein LOC120331663, whose product is MDSDSDDKTIKHSLRRNALGVTPSLPSPEKRLRMVVLGASGVGKSQLVSRFLGRPFTGAYLPTAEDFYRTKYIISGRTYQLDILDTAGHVLSPVMHNLTLLTGDLFLVVYSVADRGSWERAKDIVDSVEEVTRDPRRTNKCIERSFKNLLYANGGTSFQCDKFENGLQRRTKDQKQKMMPIPILIVGTKCDVENPQIQPYEIHEWLRQRPANAASLVEHIVASAKTDHNVQALFDKLFSMSCLPKELSPNMHRKVTENVYSINSSLADSTSHKIDGRPKSAEMREYQRRPRHSLTKKTSHLRTNPGCHSSGSSCCNSSSDSDDGPSTNAIATICSNQRRPSVDTEVLLAFSKVRTYSPEMKRKTVGVSTKDKLKKHMIKFKFS